Genomic window (Drosophila sulfurigaster albostrigata strain 15112-1811.04 chromosome 2R, ASM2355843v2, whole genome shotgun sequence):
CACGAATCATCTCAAAGCGTTGGGTGCACTTCAGGATATGCCCGCAGCCACCACAGCTGCTGCTAGCGTGTCCAGCAAACCCGGCtcgagcagcggcagcggcagtcGCTCGACTAATGGCGGCACAGCTGCTCCAGCGGTAACAACCAAACCCATTGGACGCCACAAGACGATTGTGGAGTGCAGCGCGGGCACATCGAGCTCCTCGGCTGACGAAGCTCGTCGCGAAAAGAAGTCGCAGACCAAATCGCTGCGACGCACAGATAAAACTTATGGTTCACCCGATTCGCCGCTCTCCAAGATGAGCGTCATGCCCAATCCTAGGGATGAAGTCGATGCTGGTCTGTTGCCACCGCCCAAGAGCATTGCTGCTCTCGAGATACCAACGCCAGAGCGTCTGCTTCCCATTGGCACACAGGACACAGTGGCCACATTAGTGGAGCGTGTGCGCGATGGACTCAATCTACCGGACATCAGTCACCTGAAGCAGGACAGTCTGGATGTGTCGGAGAGCACCAAGGACGATGTGACAGCCAGTAGTCGCAACAATTCGCCACGTCGCCTGATCAAGCAGGTTGCCCTAGAATCGCCACCTAATCccaatgcagctgctgcagccgctTCAACGGATGCACAGACGCAAGCGTCTTCGCAGGGACAAGCTCAGCCTGATTTGCACACTTCCATACTGAAGAATGTCACCCAGGATCTGAAGCAGACTTCAGGGGACCGTCCAACAAATGCCGCAGGACCTTCAGCCACATCGAACAGCATTAAGCGTCCACGCCAGAAACTTGCGCCCTTCAATGTGGACACCAATGCCATACCAGATATACGCTCTCGCTATGCTGGCTCCTGGCCACCGCCGCCTTTCCAGCCAGCGGAGGAGCACGATGAGGATGGCGATGAGGCCACCGATATGCCCAATGGTCACACCACACACGCAGCCAATCATGCACCACGTGGAGTAAATAAAACGTCCTCAAAATTGACCTAAGTttaattctttctttcttctgCAGAGCTCACGACGTGTCGGCGACTATACCATCGTGGAACGCTGCTCGGATTGTGGCGCTGTCATCGAAGAGTACACGGATGAGGAGATTGGCATCTTGATTGTCATTCTAGGCACCTTCATACATCGTGAACCCGCCATGGCAGCTCCCTTTTTGCCCGAGGTGCTCACCATCTCATCGCGGTAGGTTCAACTAGAAAATTGCTCCAACTGCTGCTGACTCTTGACTTCTTACAGCATCTGCTTGAGCGGAACTCATGCCTGGCAGGGTGAAAATGGTCTGCCACTAGCCAGCAGTGCCCAGGCTGTAGCTCTCCAATTCATACGCTGTGTACTGCATCAGCTAGCGCCCAATGGCATCTTCTTGCAGGTCTTCCAAACTCAAATGAAAAGTAAGTACAGTAGGCCAACTTCAGTCAAAGATAAGTCCCTCAATTATTGACTTCTCTTGCAGTCAAGATACGGCACAATCACTTCCGCAGCATTGCCAAGGCGCTGCAGGACTTCCAGGATCTAAATGCCACCAGTCCCATCTACATGGTCTGCGAGTCGTTGACCTCCAAGAAGGCTTTGCCCATCGATCAGCTGCCCGTAATCTTCCGCAACATGGCCGAGTATCTGCAGTGCGTGCCCGCCGAGGCGGGAGTTGGACTCGCTGTCTGGTCACAAGCAATGCAAGCCATGGAATCGCTACTGCGCCAGGTCATCGTAATCATGCCCAGCCTAAGCAATGCCGAGTATATGCTCGATCTCATTGCGGCCACATTGCGATTGAATTGCGTGCCTAAAACACTGCTGGATCCCTACTCCAAGATCATGGCCTATTGTGTACAGCACACGAACCTGGAGTATCAAACCCTTTACGATTTGTGCACGTTGAATACACGCTCCTTTAACAAGGATCGCGACAAGAATTTGCTATGCCGTCAGATGATCTTTGAGTTTGTGCAGGCTTTGAAGTTCAAGTCTAATATACCCGATCATAATCTGCTTATGATCATCGGCTTTGTGCTGCTCGATGCAGGCGGTACTCTTTCACCTGGAGCTCTGCCTGGTCTACCAGATGCAGCGCCCGTACTGACCACCAATGCAGCGGATTGCTTGCGTACATATATCAACGATGTCATTGATTTTCTTGCCGATTTCCATACGCTGAGCAAAATCAAGGTGAGTAGGCAAGAGTCTCGATCATTGTCCATTGGAAAGTAAGCTACATCTTTGCAGAATTTCAAGAATGGACAGTCGAGCAATGGATTGGGCGAAGATACCTTGGGTGGCGTGCTGAAAGGAGCTGTGGCACAGTATCTGGCTTTGGAAATGTCGCGTGGCAACTCGCGGGACAACAAAGCTGTCGCTCGCTATCTTCCATGGCTCAACAATGCCCCCTCCTCGTTGCAACAGGGGTAGGCTTGAAGCACAATGAAATGATGCCTATCTCTAATTAATAATTGTCTGCTTGCAGTCCCAAGGAGTTTACCGAGTGCGTGGGTCACATGCGTCTGCTTTCCTGGCTGCTACTTGGCTCCCTCACCCACATGGCATTGATGCAGCGTCGCCAGGAGACACAAACGTTGCCACCTCCAGTGCCACCAAATGTTGCACCTGGCCAAGGACAACCGCCGGCAGCAACTGTGCATTATCAGCATCAGGGCGTCACTTATTCCCAACCAGTGCCGCAGGAAGCTTCTTGTCACATTGCCGATCACATTCAGGTCATATTCGCTGGCTTTGCCGAGCAATCCAAGACATCTGTGCTGCACATGTCGTCGTTATTCCATGCCTTTACGCTGTGCCAACTATGGACCGTCTATCTGGAGCAGATGGcgcacaacaccaacagcaatgCCGAGGGCAGCACGTTGGGTGTGCTCTTTGAGTTCTGGACCAAGGTGACGCCTTGTATACTCCAGTTGGTCTCACATGCCAAACCGGCGAACAAGGATATGCATGCACAGTCCAGTGTTGATTTCCAAACGCAAAGTGCCAATTCAAAACTGTCCGAGATGGTTAATTTGCACTTCCTCAGCCTGCTCGAAGCGCTGAAGGAGACCAATTCGACGGTGCTTGGCAAATTATTGCCCATGTGGAGCACTGTGCTCTCGTCGCAGACACAGCTCTCGGATACGTTACATGTTCGGCTGCAGAATGTGCGCGACTATGCGCCGGATTATGAGGAATTGCAGACCAACAAATCGGAGGCGCTGCTCAAGTGGTTGCAGCGTCTGCAATTCAAGATGGGACAAATCGAGTTGCAAGCCTCAACAGCCACACAGTTTTACTCCATTTAAATTACAGATTAGCAGCATATTTGCCTTAGAGCCAAAACCACATAGAATCTACATGTTATCGATGTTGTAATCTGCGTTACGAAAATATAGACAATTTATAATGTTAATTGGAATGTTTCACacttgaattaattatttaagaaattcctTTGCATTTGGTTGGACAGGGATTCAATTAACtaacaaattacaaatcagggattataaataattattttggcaGATCgattgaaaatttttttagATAAACTACTTAACAGCAGTATTGGTTAGTAAAATAGATTggatttaataacttaaaattcAAGGACTGCTtacaatttgatatatcaaGAACTTCTGGCCAATCGACTGACAACAATAGATTAGATTCCACAAGTctttcacaaaatatattatgtttaattaattataatgtcGCAAAACTTCTAGTTCAACTAGTGTACCCTATACTTCTAAGCCTCCTTAACAATCCTTTCAAATCCTCATTCGTAGACTGTGTAATGAATACCAGCGCTTGCAGTCTCGGTTATTGTTGGATCATGCACTTCATTCTCCTCGCTCGAGCGCTGCCTGCCCTCGATTAGATAATCCACCTGAGGATTGCGATACTGTTGAAAGGAGGGTTTAGTTTTGAGTATGGAGTCCTCAGGCAGACGCATGCTTGTCACTTTAGCGGTGAGTTGTCGGTTGGCCAGACGTTCCTCCGCCTGCTTAATACGCAATTCCTACCAAGAAATGAGACAAGATTAAGATTATAGCTGACCACAGTTTATATCTGACCTCCATACCTTGACTTTCTGCATGAAGTCAACTTGCAGATTAGCTGATTCTGTGAGTGGCACTAGCTGAATCTCTTTGTGTTGGATGAGCGGTGGCGTTGCTGCCGTCACCTCCCAATATTTACCCTTTTTTGCGTATGCGTTCCTTGGCCGGATCATGCACATTGGAAACTGTGGTTCGAAAAGGTCTAAACTTCTCGCGTTCGCCTGTCGTTGCCTGCACCTCAGTCTTTTCAATGAGATACAGAGCGTGTTGCTCCAGTGTTGCGTCAGGGGAACGTTTAGCCAACTTGGAcacatcaatttcaattatttgagCTGGGACAGTTTCACTGGCACTGCTGGACACGCTCTGATCTGCTAAAGCTGAATCCGGTGATGCAGGCGCTGGTCCAAATGATGCAATGTCGGCCAAATCATCGGCGGTAATCAAAGTGGCGGGCGGCGGCAGAACTTTCACTTGTCGCTCGTGCATTGTACCTTGGGCAATGACACGCAACGGATCCATTTCCTGCTCGTCGTCACTGTCTAGCACATCGTCCACATGCGAACTGTCGTCCGCTTGACTACGACCTTGCCACTCAAGATTATTAAGAGTCGTCTTGCCCTTGGACGCAATGTTCAGTTCGCCAAGGAGCTCGGCAGCGGCGTCTACATCGTCCCGACGTTTAATCTCGGCCAGCAACTTATCGAAGGCCTCCTGTATGCGCTTCCCCTTGTCCGGCAACAGTTGTAAACGTTTTCTATGGAACAGCCAAACAACATTCAATAAGCGTTTCTCTTTCAAAACAATTCCCATGCAAACTTACTTGGATGCTAACAATTTGGCTTGCCTATCCTTGATTTCGAGCAGTTCCGGATAGCGCAGCGTCTTGAGATCTTTGGCATGATGTTCCTTAACTTGTGCAGTGCCAGGAATTCTGTTCAACGGTGGATGAGCAGTTGGTGCACTCATCTTATTTGACATTTGGTTGTAAACTCACTGTTTATTTGCCGCGACATGCGTTAGGGTTACCATTCTTGGAAGTTTACAGTTATCGATGTCGATAGAAAAATACCAACCGCAAGTTATTATCggataaattttcaaatatttaaatcacaGTTGACTGTCAATTTgagtcaaaaaaaaacaaatattacagCATGaactaataaataagtaattaattGTAACCATGCCGAACGTATTAGTTAAGCCTAAAGGCCCATATGAGCTTAATAAGCGATTTCGGCATATGGAAGAACGTCAAATGGAATGGAATCGTCACCAGTTCAggaatcaaaagaaaaaaacataaatggCGTTTACTTAAATTactttcttattattttgcattttacatatTCTTAGCTGCTTTTTCAATtggttattttatatttcttgtaAGGCTTCTCATACCTGCTAACCATCCACGTCTGCCAAAGGGAACAGGACTATCCTCCGTACCAGGACATTTTGTgggaaatgtgaaattaataCGTTACAAGGAGAATCAAATAAAGGAATTAAGTCCATATGTTGAGCAACTCgacaaatttgttgcaaaataTGGCACAGAAGGAATGCGTCATTTGAGATCGTGCAATTTGGATAATTATTGGGGATACGATTCTGGACTTCCATGCATTTTACTAAAACTCAATTTTGCTCTTAATTTCGTAGCTGTTACCTATGACGATTCAATAACACTTCCCAAACAGGTGCCCAACGATCTATATGATTACATTCTGGAATTGTCAGAGGAACATCGCACAAATCGCATTTGGGTAGCCTGTAATTTCATGGATAACCAAACTATAGCGGATATCGAATATGTTCCCTATCGCTATTACGATTCGGAtggattatttttaaagagcAATTCGTTTATACGCTCAATCTCTGAGAATTTAACCGATGAAGTTACGAAAGAGGATCCAGCATACCGTCGAGTTATTGGCGTTCAATTTCATAATCTTCCAGTTAATCAGGATGTTTATGTAAAATGCCAAGTGTGGGCGAAAAATATTCCTCTAAGATTCGCAACGACTGTATTTGTACTACATGTGGAAGCACTGAAAATTGAAGAGAAAGTGGAGGACGATTATTCATTATAAATCAAAGTAAACAtagcacatacatatgtatatagaaattgaaactaaacgcaaacattatcaaaaatatatttcagtcCTATTTGTGCATAtctacatattatatattttcctGAATCAAGTAAAATATGCCAGAAGACCATATAATACCCGCTGGAGACTACAGAATCCGCAAGAGATTTCGGAACGAGGAGATCATACGTCGCAAGAGAGACATGCCCTGGAGTAAAAAAAGTCTTGGACCTAGACCACAATAGACTTTTTGGACGTACAGCTTGGGGATGGTGCAGAATTATTGGATTTTACCttgtattatatttgcttCTAGCTCTGATTGTTGTATTCTGGATTCTAATATTCGTTCATTTCTTGTACAAACCTGATCGTCCCTTGTGGCTCAAAGGTGCGCCTGGTGTTTCAATAGTGCCCACAGGAATGAGTACAATAGATTTTCACCCACATGACGAAACGGAAATCGATCCCATAGCCGACAATATAGAtcgattttttaataaagtcGAAGCAAGTGGACGGAGTAAAAATGTTTTCGATGCGTGCAACAGGGACAAAACATGGGGTTATTATACGAAAGAACCTTGTGTGTTCGTTAAATTGAACAAAGTGTATGGATTCGAGCCAGAAACTTATGAATCAGAATCGGAGCTACCCAAAGATAGTCCCAGTGAAATAGCAGATTTAATGGCCCAATATGGTGgttttgcaaaaatttggTTAACATGCGATGCGACTGATGAGGAAAACTCGCCATCAATCAACTATATACCCTATCCATATTTTGATACAAGCACCGATATGAAAGGTTTAAATCGTGTGGTCGCCTTACAATTAAGCGAAATGCCTACAAACGAAGATATAACCATCATCTGCAAAGTATGGGCTAAAAATATTCGCATTGATATGGAATATCGGGGTACTGGTCATACAAGATTCTCGATTAAGGTGCGTGGAAAGGCGTAGCTCTATTACAAAGTTTGGGTTTagattatttacaaaattatattcagcataaggaaaaataaaattattctcCCTTCACAGGATTAATTACATATGTAGTTTACAATTTTAGATATTCACATAAATGAGTTTTCTATGTAGATATGATTTTTTGAAAAGATCGCAGTAGAATCAAGTTATTActcaaaaacagaaaagttgTTCAGCTTGAATAAGAATTCacttgcaaattaattaatatctTAATGAAAAAAgtgtattaatataattttcaatacatttttatatgcaGATTTAGTACATTTTGCAGAtcgataaatttaaaaaattgtgcTTCGGTCACACTGCATGGGTGAGTGAATGAGAGGTAGGGATTTGCCCTAAGAGCAGAATTTCGTCAGCAGACAACGCGTCAACGAGAAAATGGCAGGCGAGGATTTGATTGTCCAGTTCCAGCAGCTCGGCATGAGCGAGCAGAAGGCCAAGGAGACACTCAAGAATGCAAATGTGACCAAGAATCTGCAACTGGCGCTTGCCGAAACCAAATTGCCGCTACCCGATGGCGCTGGCATGTTGCTCTACCACATGGCTAGCAAACTGAAGCCACAAATTGCCGGACAACTGCCGCTACTGGTGAAGTATATAGTGGAACGCAAGCTGGACAATACTCAACGTGTGGATGCCGCTTTGGAATACTTACTCAAGTTGGGACAGAAGAAGAACACCACTGTTGATGTGGCTGAATTGGAACGCGAATGCGGCGTTGGAGTCGTCGTCACACCAGAGGAGATTGAGCGCATTGTGCAGCAAAAGATCAAGGGCAGCTATAAAGAGATACTGCTGGAGCAACGCTATcactttaattcatttaagatAATGCAGGAAGTGCGCAACGAATTGAAATGGGCGGATGCCAAGTCCTTGAAGTCGGCCATTGATGTGGAAATCTTTGATCTACTCGGTCCCAAAACCGAGGGAGATTTGAAGCCACTGCCCAAGCAGACGGACAAGCAGCCAAAGGCCAATGCAAAGGCCGAAGTCAAGACAGTCGCAGCTACTGAAACAGATGGCGCCAATACGATTGCCGAGCTGATGAAGACCAAGGTGCATTTCCATGCGCCGGGCGAAAACTACAAGACCGATGGCTATGTAGTCACCGAGCACACGGAACAACTTTTGCGCGATCATTTGAAGGCCACAGGTGGCCGCGTGCAGACACGTTTCCCACCCGAACCCAATGGCATACTGCACATTGGCCATGCGAAGGCGATCAACATTAACTTTGGCTATGCGGCGGCACATGATGGTGCTTGCTATCTGCGCTATGACGACACGAATCccgagaaggaggaggagaagttCTTCATTGCTATACGTGAAATGGTCGAGTGGTTGGGCTACAAACCCTGCAAGATCACCTACTCCTCAGATAACTTTCAGCAACTCTACGATTGGGCTGTTGTCCTGATTAAGAAGAACCTTGCCTATGTGTGCCACCAGAAGGCCGACGAGCTCAAGGGTTTCAATCCGCCACCAAGTCCTTGGCGCGAACGTCCCATTGAGGAATCGCTCATTCTGTTCGAGGATATGCGACGCGGTAAGATTGATGAGGGCGCGGCAACGCTGCGTCTCAAGCTGACGCTGGAGGAGGGCAAAGTGGATCCGGTGGCGTATCGCATCAAGTTCATAGCGCATCATCGCACTGGTGCAGCGTGGTGCATTTATCCCACTTACGATTACACGCATTGCCTCTGCGACTCCATCGAACAGATCACGCATTCGTTGTGCACAAAGGAGTTCCAGTCGCGTCGCTCCTCCTACTATTGGCTCTGCAATGCTCTTAACATTTACTGCCCCGTGCAGTGGGAATACGGACGTCTCAATATGAACTATGCGCTGGTGTCCAAACGCAAGATCGCCAAGCTCATTACTGAGCACATTGTCCATGACTGGGATGATCCACGTCTGTTCACGCTAACGGCGTTGCGTCGTCGTGGTTTCCCTGCCGAAGCCATCAACAATTTCTGCGCTCAGATGGGCGTCACAGGCGCCCAGATCTCTGTTGATCCCGCTATGTTGGAGGCCGCTGTTCGGGATGTTTTGAATGTCAGTGCACCACGTCGTCTCATTGTGCTGGAACCGCTGAAGGTGACCATCAGCAACTATCCGCATAAGGCAGCCGTTGAGCTTGAAGTACCCAACTTCCCACAGAATCCAGAGCTGGGTACGCACAAGATTACGCTAGATCGTGTGCTCTACATTGAACGTAGCGATTTCAAAGAGGAGCCGGAGAAGGGCTATCGTCGTCTCTCCCCGCAGCAATCGGTTGGCCTGCGTCACGCTGGTCTGGTCATAAGCGTTGAGCAAGTAGTCCGTGATCCAGTCACTGGAGACATCGTAGAACTTATTTGTAGCAGCAAATCGGCGGAGGAGGCTGAGAAGCCCAAGGCGTTTGTGCAGTGGGTGTCGCAGCCCATTCAGCTAGAGGTGCGTCTCTATGAGCAGCTGTTCAAACACAAGAATCCGGAGGATCCCAACGAGGTGCCCGGCGGCTTCCTCAGCGACATCAGCGCCGACTCAATGTCCGTCCTTTGTGCCTATGCAGATCGCTCCTTGAAAGGCGTTAAAGTGTACGATAAGTTTCAGTTTGAACGCATTGGCTTCTTTTCGGTGGATCCAGATACAAATGGAAGCCACATAGTGTTCAATCGCACTGTTGGACTTAAGGAAGATGCAGGCAAGAAGTGAAAAATGATAAAATCA
Coding sequences:
- the LOC133838907 gene encoding probable glutamine--tRNA ligase; this encodes MAGEDLIVQFQQLGMSEQKAKETLKNANVTKNLQLALAETKLPLPDGAGMLLYHMASKLKPQIAGQLPLLVKYIVERKLDNTQRVDAALEYLLKLGQKKNTTVDVAELERECGVGVVVTPEEIERIVQQKIKGSYKEILLEQRYHFNSFKIMQEVRNELKWADAKSLKSAIDVEIFDLLGPKTEGDLKPLPKQTDKQPKANAKAEVKTVAATETDGANTIAELMKTKVHFHAPGENYKTDGYVVTEHTEQLLRDHLKATGGRVQTRFPPEPNGILHIGHAKAININFGYAAAHDGACYLRYDDTNPEKEEEKFFIAIREMVEWLGYKPCKITYSSDNFQQLYDWAVVLIKKNLAYVCHQKADELKGFNPPPSPWRERPIEESLILFEDMRRGKIDEGAATLRLKLTLEEGKVDPVAYRIKFIAHHRTGAAWCIYPTYDYTHCLCDSIEQITHSLCTKEFQSRRSSYYWLCNALNIYCPVQWEYGRLNMNYALVSKRKIAKLITEHIVHDWDDPRLFTLTALRRRGFPAEAINNFCAQMGVTGAQISVDPAMLEAAVRDVLNVSAPRRLIVLEPLKVTISNYPHKAAVELEVPNFPQNPELGTHKITLDRVLYIERSDFKEEPEKGYRRLSPQQSVGLRHAGLVISVEQVVRDPVTGDIVELICSSKSAEEAEKPKAFVQWVSQPIQLEVRLYEQLFKHKNPEDPNEVPGGFLSDISADSMSVLCAYADRSLKGVKVYDKFQFERIGFFSVDPDTNGSHIVFNRTVGLKEDAGKK
- the LOC133838917 gene encoding sodium/potassium-transporting ATPase subunit beta-like; amino-acid sequence: MVQNYWILPCAPGVSIVPTGMSTIDFHPHDETEIDPIADNIDRFFNKVEASGRSKNVFDACNRDKTWGYYTKEPCVFVKLNKVYGFEPETYESESELPKDSPSEIADLMAQYGGFAKIWLTCDATDEENSPSINYIPYPYFDTSTDMKGLNRVVALQLSEMPTNEDITIICKVWAKNIRIDMEYRGTGHTRFSIKVRGKA
- the LOC133838913 gene encoding LOW QUALITY PROTEIN: uncharacterized protein LOC133838913 (The sequence of the model RefSeq protein was modified relative to this genomic sequence to represent the inferred CDS: deleted 1 base in 1 codon), with translation MSNKMSAPTAHPPLNRIPGTAQVKEHHAKDLKTLRYPELLEIKDRQAKLLASKKRLQLLPDKGKRIQEAFDKLLAEIKRRDDVDAAAELLGELNIASKGKTTLNNLEWQGRSQADDSSHVDDVLDSDDEQEMDPLRVIAQGTMHERQVKVLPPPATLITADDLADIASFGPAPASPDSALADQSVSSSASETVPAQIIEIDVSKLAKRSPDATLEQHALYLIEKTEVQATTGEREKFRPFRTTVSNVHDPAKERIRKKGKYWEVTAATPPLIQHKEIQLVPLTESANLQVDFMQKVKELRIKQAEERLANRQLTAKVTSMRLPEDSILKTKPSFQQYRNPQVDYLIEGRQRSSEENEVHDPTITETASAGIHYTVYE